One Acidimicrobiales bacterium DNA segment encodes these proteins:
- a CDS encoding molybdopterin-dependent oxidoreductase → MEAQQALLRDHPRWYGALAGVIAASVALVFGEVVSAIDPDIPGLVLGMGEWILDVLPGEAARAGIDNLGSNAKGWLLPGIAITALVLGAVLGDLSKRVSMRIGVAGFAAFGLLGGFTTARNPQSPAVASWIWALVAAALGIGTLVLLLTRMYRPTRLASFREDPREKRATRRAFLSWSAGAGAVAVTGFGIARRIEGQSVAEVAREGLDFTEFTTTTTTAGSPLAGPATAGSFDTVPGIASYLTPNNTFYRIDTAFRVPQVDPDTWTLSFTGMVDNPYTLTFDEILAMDELEEHTVTLSCVSNEVGGGLVGTADWLGVPLTSLLERAGVQNGATQIVGRSVDDWTAGFPTDTLDDGRTALLAVGMNGEPLPIIHGFPARLVVAGLYGYVSAVKWIEEISLTTWDDFDGYWISRGWSKEGPMKSMSRIDVPRHRDTVASGRTVVAGVAWSPPRGIRAVELSIDDGDWVECEIAAPGSDETWVQWKTEWDASPGDHVLQVRAVDGDGVLQPLGPKRVDPDGAEGWHTIRVSVS, encoded by the coding sequence ATGGAAGCTCAGCAAGCCCTCCTCAGGGATCATCCGCGCTGGTACGGCGCGCTGGCCGGCGTGATCGCCGCGAGTGTGGCTCTGGTCTTCGGAGAGGTCGTGTCGGCGATCGACCCGGACATCCCCGGTCTGGTGCTGGGCATGGGTGAGTGGATCCTCGACGTTCTCCCCGGCGAAGCGGCACGAGCCGGTATCGACAACCTCGGCAGCAACGCGAAGGGCTGGTTGCTCCCCGGCATCGCGATCACCGCGCTGGTGCTCGGCGCGGTCCTCGGCGATCTGTCGAAGCGGGTGTCGATGCGGATCGGGGTCGCCGGGTTCGCCGCCTTCGGTCTGTTGGGTGGATTCACCACGGCGCGCAACCCCCAGTCGCCCGCGGTCGCGAGCTGGATCTGGGCGCTCGTGGCCGCGGCGCTCGGCATCGGGACACTCGTGCTCCTGCTCACCCGGATGTACCGCCCGACTCGCCTGGCCTCGTTCCGCGAGGACCCGCGGGAAAAGCGCGCCACGCGCCGCGCATTTCTCAGCTGGTCGGCCGGCGCTGGAGCGGTGGCGGTCACCGGCTTCGGGATCGCACGCCGGATCGAGGGCCAGAGCGTGGCCGAGGTCGCCCGCGAGGGGCTCGACTTCACCGAGTTCACCACCACGACCACCACAGCCGGCTCGCCCCTCGCCGGACCGGCCACCGCCGGCTCGTTCGACACGGTGCCCGGAATCGCCAGCTATCTCACTCCCAACAACACCTTCTACCGGATCGACACCGCCTTTCGCGTCCCCCAGGTCGACCCCGACACCTGGACGCTCTCCTTCACCGGGATGGTCGACAACCCCTACACGCTGACGTTCGACGAGATCCTGGCCATGGACGAACTCGAGGAGCACACCGTCACCCTGTCGTGTGTCTCCAACGAGGTCGGCGGCGGCCTCGTCGGTACCGCCGACTGGCTGGGCGTGCCGCTCACCTCCCTCCTGGAACGCGCCGGGGTGCAGAACGGCGCGACCCAGATCGTCGGCCGGTCGGTCGACGACTGGACGGCCGGCTTCCCCACCGACACGCTCGACGACGGCCGCACGGCGCTGCTCGCCGTCGGCATGAACGGCGAGCCGCTGCCGATCATCCACGGCTTCCCGGCCCGTCTCGTGGTCGCCGGCCTCTACGGCTACGTCTCGGCCGTCAAATGGATCGAGGAGATCTCGCTCACGACCTGGGACGACTTCGACGGCTACTGGATCTCCAGGGGCTGGTCGAAGGAAGGTCCGATGAAGTCCATGTCGCGGATCGATGTGCCGCGCCATCGAGACACCGTCGCTTCCGGGCGGACTGTGGTCGCCGGGGTCGCCTGGTCCCCACCTCGCGGCATCCGCGCGGTCGAGTTGTCGATCGACGACGGCGACTGGGTCGAGTGTGAGATCGCCGCGCCGGGGAGCGACGAGACCTGGGTGCAGTGGAAGACCGAGTGGGACGCGTCCCCCGGTGACCACGTCCTGCAGGTCCGCGCCGTCGACGGCGATGGGGTCCTGCAGCCCCTCGGACCGAAGCGAGTCGACCCCGACGGCGCCGAGGGTTGGCACACCATCCGCGTCAGCGTCTCGTAA
- a CDS encoding nucleotidyltransferase family protein → MRSPLIADALRSLAAPREPVDWVAATAPLDGPDADGFLALVATHRLQAALHDACDRAGRPVDGRIAQRVADDRVLRLRASGVLDAAAAAFDERAIPWVAFKGPVVASMLPRPELRGFNDLDLLVARDRFGDAIDALVSVGAEELNRNWDPYVDHVVGEVPIEMASVPIDLHWHVIGLGRTRADVAFDPAAMLARRRGVRVGERDVPAFDPVDQLLHLATHAGLSGATRLDQLRDIGAVVLGASIDWPTFIARARDARVARLVGHTLDRAAIAVGVPVDDGVLVDLAGSSLRRRRRFDGDGVTSLRRFGVHWRRDGVAATARSIARSVGAMGPALPGRPRGWDFADPQSVLYHDRPSGGPQRRLEFLAMVEGSA, encoded by the coding sequence GTGCGCTCACCGCTGATCGCCGATGCCCTCCGATCGCTCGCCGCGCCGCGTGAGCCCGTCGACTGGGTGGCGGCGACCGCGCCGCTCGACGGGCCCGACGCCGACGGCTTCCTCGCGCTGGTGGCGACCCACCGGCTCCAGGCTGCCCTGCACGACGCGTGCGATCGGGCAGGACGGCCCGTCGATGGTCGAATCGCCCAGCGGGTGGCCGACGACCGGGTGTTGCGGCTTCGTGCGTCGGGGGTGCTCGATGCTGCGGCCGCAGCGTTCGACGAGCGAGCCATCCCGTGGGTGGCGTTCAAGGGACCGGTCGTGGCCTCCATGCTCCCTCGACCGGAGCTGCGGGGATTCAACGACCTCGATCTGCTCGTCGCCCGGGACCGCTTCGGCGACGCGATCGATGCGCTCGTCTCCGTCGGAGCCGAGGAGTTGAACCGCAACTGGGACCCCTACGTCGACCATGTCGTGGGGGAAGTGCCCATCGAGATGGCGTCGGTGCCGATCGACCTTCACTGGCACGTGATCGGGCTGGGGCGCACACGAGCCGATGTCGCCTTCGATCCGGCGGCGATGCTCGCCCGGCGCCGTGGCGTCAGGGTGGGTGAGCGCGACGTCCCCGCGTTCGATCCGGTCGATCAGTTGCTGCACCTCGCGACCCATGCCGGCCTGAGCGGCGCGACCCGTCTCGATCAGCTGCGCGACATCGGGGCGGTGGTTCTCGGCGCCTCGATCGACTGGCCGACCTTCATCGCCCGTGCCCGCGACGCTCGAGTGGCGCGGCTGGTCGGGCACACCCTCGACCGCGCCGCGATCGCGGTGGGCGTGCCCGTCGACGACGGCGTCCTCGTCGACCTCGCCGGATCGTCGCTGCGGAGGCGCCGGCGCTTCGACGGCGACGGCGTGACGTCGCTGCGCCGGTTCGGGGTGCACTGGCGGCGCGACGGGGTGGCGGCGACGGCGCGCTCGATCGCTCGGAGCGTGGGGGCGATGGGCCCGGCGCTGCCGGGGCGCCCACGCGGCTGGGACTTCGCCGACCCGCAGAGCGTTCTGTACCACGACCGGCCCAGCGGTGGGCCGCAGCGTCGGCTCGAGTTCCTGGCGATGGTCGAAGGATCGGCCTGA
- a CDS encoding S24/S26 family peptidase, translating to MSDHDGAASGRPDAVAALLRGRLAGGDVELPVKGTSMAGLIESGATVVLTEASQPRTGEIWAFVDDDGGIVVHRVREYDGANVTGRGSGNSVDDEPVPSSRLIGRVTAARNDGRHRRFGEVDRVRASVAMRSRRRLRRLLRGLSRSTWPRERRGSEPSRRSRELDQKNRHGE from the coding sequence ATGTCCGACCACGACGGCGCCGCCTCGGGTCGTCCCGACGCCGTCGCCGCGCTCCTGCGCGGTCGACTCGCCGGCGGCGATGTCGAACTCCCGGTGAAGGGAACGAGCATGGCGGGGCTGATCGAGTCGGGGGCCACCGTCGTGTTGACCGAGGCGTCGCAGCCCCGGACCGGCGAGATCTGGGCGTTCGTCGATGACGACGGCGGGATCGTCGTGCACCGCGTACGGGAGTACGACGGTGCGAATGTGACCGGGCGGGGCTCCGGCAATTCGGTCGACGACGAACCGGTCCCGTCGTCGAGGCTCATCGGTCGGGTGACCGCCGCTCGCAACGACGGTCGACACCGACGTTTCGGGGAGGTCGATCGGGTCCGGGCATCCGTGGCGATGAGATCGCGGCGCCGGCTCCGTCGCCTGTTGCGCGGTCTCTCTCGGAGCACCTGGCCACGCGAACGGCGCGGGAGTGAACCGAGTCGCCGGTCGCGTGAATTGGACCAAAAGAACCGTCACGGAGAGTGA
- a CDS encoding ABC transporter permease, which yields MSANWRRVGAVVRKELTTLTSYRVDLTMRILRIGYFAVSFYFIAEFVGDPESISQFRGGYFEFALIGSIVTSWAAVGMTSFPEQISEEQNEGTLEAVLTTPTPIWTVLVASHAVAFVFVLAETALLVLIGLGVFGAGIPLLGMVQATPILFLVALSFVPFGVVSAAFIILVKRGDPFSGPAEQLTLLLSGALYPLSVLPGWLESVTRLIPATYGVRATRAVVQTDAGLTDVLGDIGVLLAFVLLALPLSLVVFRWAIGTAKRAGTLGTY from the coding sequence GTGAGCGCGAACTGGCGTCGCGTCGGCGCGGTCGTCCGCAAGGAACTGACGACACTCACCTCATACCGGGTCGATCTGACGATGCGAATCCTGCGCATCGGCTACTTCGCCGTCAGCTTCTACTTCATCGCCGAGTTCGTCGGCGACCCGGAATCGATCAGCCAGTTCCGGGGCGGGTACTTCGAGTTCGCCCTCATCGGCTCGATCGTCACCAGTTGGGCCGCCGTCGGGATGACGAGCTTCCCCGAGCAGATCAGCGAGGAACAGAACGAGGGCACGCTCGAAGCGGTCCTCACGACGCCGACGCCGATCTGGACCGTACTGGTGGCCAGCCACGCCGTCGCCTTCGTGTTCGTTCTCGCCGAGACCGCCCTGCTCGTGCTGATCGGCTTGGGGGTCTTCGGTGCGGGGATCCCACTGCTCGGCATGGTCCAGGCCACCCCGATCCTGTTCCTCGTCGCGCTCTCGTTCGTGCCGTTCGGCGTGGTCTCGGCGGCGTTCATCATCCTGGTCAAGCGGGGCGACCCGTTCAGCGGACCGGCAGAGCAACTCACCCTCTTGCTGTCCGGAGCGCTGTATCCCCTGTCGGTGCTGCCGGGTTGGCTCGAGTCCGTGACCCGGCTGATTCCCGCGACCTACGGGGTCCGAGCCACGCGAGCGGTCGTCCAGACCGATGCCGGCCTGACCGACGTGCTCGGCGACATCGGTGTGCTGCTCGCGTTCGTGCTGCTCGCGTTGCCGCTTTCACTGGTCGTCTTTCGCTGGGCGATCGGCACCGCCAAGCGAGCGGGAACGCTCGGCACCTACTGA
- a CDS encoding ABC transporter ATP-binding protein gives MLVVDDLRMTYEPARGLLGMLVRSASSEPVVGLDGVDLRVEAGEVVGIIGPNGAGKSTLIRSITGLLIPTSGSIHIDGALVTGDDQRSRSKFGLSLPNERSFYWRLTGRQNLHFFATMAGLEPHAADDRVEKAMVTHGLAHRDKAVFGYSSGMLAQLGIARATLHDPPLVVLDEPTRSLDPIAGRELCHQIRGLAERGTAVVMASHRLDEVVLACDRAVALIHGRIVWEGTAHEIAQDPGGLGARLEALVADADGADEDRP, from the coding sequence GTGCTCGTCGTCGACGATCTGCGCATGACCTACGAGCCGGCCAGAGGCCTGCTCGGCATGCTGGTCCGTTCGGCGTCGTCGGAACCCGTCGTGGGGTTGGACGGCGTCGACCTCCGCGTGGAGGCGGGCGAGGTGGTCGGCATCATCGGACCCAACGGCGCCGGCAAATCGACCTTGATCCGCTCCATCACAGGGCTCCTCATACCCACGTCCGGCAGCATCCACATCGACGGCGCGCTGGTCACCGGCGACGATCAGCGCAGCCGATCCAAGTTCGGACTCTCGCTCCCCAACGAACGTTCCTTCTACTGGCGACTGACCGGGCGGCAGAACCTGCACTTCTTCGCGACCATGGCGGGCCTCGAACCACACGCGGCCGACGACCGAGTGGAAAAGGCGATGGTCACCCATGGTCTCGCCCACCGCGACAAGGCCGTGTTCGGCTACTCGTCGGGGATGCTCGCCCAACTCGGCATCGCCCGAGCCACGCTCCACGACCCGCCGCTCGTCGTACTCGACGAGCCGACGCGCAGTCTCGATCCGATCGCCGGCCGCGAGTTGTGTCACCAGATCCGCGGTCTCGCCGAACGCGGGACGGCGGTCGTCATGGCCAGTCACCGACTCGACGAGGTCGTGCTCGCCTGCGACCGAGCGGTTGCCCTGATCCACGGCCGTATCGTCTGGGAGGGCACTGCTCACGAGATCGCGCAGGATCCGGGCGGACTCGGCGCTCGTCTCGAGGCGCTCGTCGCCGATGCTGATGGCGCCGACGAGGACCGCCCGTGA
- a CDS encoding PqqD family protein gives MVILNADGTVLTTLNPVGSLIWRALDGERDATALANHLVHQLEGVSVEQLERDIVEFIEELASADLVDIG, from the coding sequence GTGGTGATCCTCAACGCTGATGGCACCGTGTTGACCACGCTCAATCCCGTCGGGTCACTGATCTGGCGCGCCCTGGATGGCGAGCGCGACGCCACCGCGCTCGCCAACCATCTCGTCCACCAGCTCGAGGGTGTGTCCGTCGAACAACTCGAGCGCGACATCGTCGAGTTCATCGAGGAGCTCGCGTCGGCGGACCTCGTCGACATCGGCTGA
- the rsgA gene encoding ribosome small subunit-dependent GTPase A — protein MADLGAWGLDGFGNDPLQITGVLARVVRVDRGECDVMTADGRVRVLSDSVRAQDEVAPVTGDWVDVVDDELGPVIAHIFPRSTAVSRRDPAERDLEQVLAANADLVAVVHGLDRPLPPGRLERLLVVAYKSGADPVVLLTKADERVDDETEDIVRAVARDVPVIVTSVSDGTGLDQVRDLLSEGRTLALIGASGVGKSSLVNALVGHELLEIGEVRSSDAKGRHTTTARELVMLPEHGGLVLDTPGIRAIGLWEAEDALDLVFGDLEELAAQCRFGDCSHGSEPGCAITAAVEAGEIDARRVGRYTDLVTELAAQRAREEERERRDQKDGRSRGGGRNRGGGGGRRGRPRR, from the coding sequence GTGGCTGACCTGGGCGCGTGGGGGCTCGACGGCTTCGGGAATGATCCGCTGCAGATCACCGGAGTCCTGGCTCGAGTCGTCCGTGTGGACCGAGGCGAATGCGACGTCATGACGGCCGACGGGCGTGTTCGCGTGCTGTCGGACTCGGTGCGGGCCCAAGACGAGGTGGCCCCCGTCACGGGTGATTGGGTCGATGTGGTCGACGACGAACTCGGACCGGTCATTGCCCACATCTTCCCACGGTCGACGGCCGTTTCCCGGCGTGATCCGGCCGAGCGGGACCTGGAGCAGGTCCTCGCGGCGAATGCTGATCTCGTCGCCGTCGTCCACGGACTCGACCGTCCGCTGCCGCCGGGACGGCTCGAGCGCCTGCTCGTGGTCGCCTACAAGAGCGGGGCGGACCCGGTGGTGCTGCTCACGAAGGCCGACGAACGCGTCGACGACGAGACCGAGGACATCGTGCGGGCGGTCGCCCGCGACGTACCCGTGATCGTCACGAGCGTGTCCGACGGCACCGGTCTCGACCAGGTGCGCGACCTGCTCTCCGAGGGTCGCACCCTCGCGCTGATCGGTGCGAGTGGCGTGGGAAAGTCGTCGTTGGTCAACGCGCTCGTCGGACACGAACTGCTCGAGATCGGCGAGGTGCGCAGCTCCGATGCCAAGGGTCGGCACACCACCACCGCCCGTGAACTGGTGATGTTGCCCGAGCACGGCGGTCTGGTACTCGACACGCCGGGGATCCGGGCCATCGGTCTCTGGGAGGCAGAGGACGCACTCGATCTGGTCTTCGGCGATCTCGAGGAGTTGGCTGCGCAGTGCCGTTTCGGCGACTGTTCCCACGGCAGCGAGCCGGGCTGTGCGATCACCGCCGCCGTCGAGGCCGGCGAGATCGATGCCCGGCGTGTGGGCCGCTACACCGACCTGGTTACCGAGCTCGCCGCCCAACGGGCCCGTGAGGAAGAACGCGAACGGCGCGACCAGAAGGACGGCCGATCGCGAGGTGGCGGTCGAAATCGTGGAGGTGGCGGCGGTCGTCGGGGCCGTCCCCGCCGCTGA
- a CDS encoding class I adenylate-forming enzyme family protein, which produces MLTEICRRAAADFSDVTAYLTDAGWGITYAELDRAADEAAAGLAERGITEGDAVALLLPSVIDYIVLYLALDRLGAVTAGINPRLRPREIAGCVEVLAPALVVATAELVDAVDRDRYATEVITPGTSADSVAAEFRIAGAAPRPALPADDDRPVCICFTSGSTGQPKGAWYTDRQLRRISELDTGGAWGGGGDGISPTQFAHVGFMTKLPWLLASGRTTHLLERWSAGPVLRLIAEHKMPAVTGVAPQLALMVRHPLMDELDFSAVNAVVVGGAASPPALVRECRERFGAGYSIRYSSTESGGIGLGTALDADDEEALHTIGRPRPGAEASIRDADGNPVPDGEIGELWLRSDCVMSGYWNDPETTAETLVDGWLRTGDLARVDDAGCYRLAGRLKEMFIRGGYNVYPMEVESVLVAHPAIAEIAIVPRPDDVMGEIGVAVVVAAAGSEPPTLEDLRAFGADELAHYKLPEDLVVLDELPRNSSDKVDRRALAAMNL; this is translated from the coding sequence GTGCTCACGGAAATCTGCCGACGCGCCGCTGCCGATTTCTCGGATGTCACGGCGTACCTCACCGATGCCGGATGGGGCATCACCTACGCCGAACTCGACCGCGCGGCCGACGAGGCTGCCGCCGGTCTGGCCGAGCGGGGCATCACCGAGGGCGATGCCGTCGCGCTGCTGCTGCCATCGGTGATCGACTACATCGTGCTGTACCTCGCCCTCGATCGACTCGGCGCCGTGACGGCCGGCATCAACCCCAGGTTGCGGCCGCGCGAGATCGCCGGTTGTGTCGAAGTGCTCGCCCCCGCGCTCGTCGTCGCCACCGCGGAGCTGGTGGATGCCGTCGACCGCGATCGGTACGCCACCGAAGTCATCACGCCGGGTACCAGCGCCGATTCGGTTGCCGCCGAGTTCCGAATCGCCGGCGCCGCACCGCGGCCGGCGCTGCCAGCCGACGACGACCGACCCGTGTGCATCTGCTTCACCAGTGGTTCCACCGGCCAGCCGAAGGGTGCCTGGTACACGGACCGACAGCTGCGGCGCATCTCCGAGCTCGACACCGGCGGCGCCTGGGGTGGCGGCGGCGACGGGATCTCCCCGACCCAGTTCGCGCATGTCGGCTTCATGACCAAGCTGCCCTGGCTCCTCGCCAGCGGGCGCACGACCCACCTCCTCGAACGATGGTCGGCCGGCCCGGTCCTCCGACTCATCGCGGAGCACAAGATGCCGGCCGTGACCGGGGTGGCGCCCCAACTCGCGCTGATGGTGCGACACCCGTTGATGGACGAGCTCGACTTCTCCGCGGTGAACGCCGTGGTCGTGGGCGGCGCCGCATCACCGCCGGCCCTCGTTCGCGAGTGCCGGGAACGCTTCGGCGCCGGGTACTCGATCCGCTACTCGTCGACCGAGAGCGGCGGGATCGGGCTCGGCACCGCGCTCGACGCCGACGACGAAGAGGCACTCCACACCATCGGACGGCCACGACCGGGTGCCGAGGCATCCATCCGCGACGCCGATGGCAACCCGGTGCCCGACGGCGAGATCGGCGAGCTCTGGCTCCGATCCGACTGCGTCATGTCGGGATACTGGAACGACCCCGAGACGACGGCCGAGACCCTTGTCGACGGCTGGCTGCGCACGGGCGACCTCGCCCGTGTCGACGACGCCGGGTGCTATCGACTCGCGGGTCGGCTGAAGGAGATGTTCATCCGGGGCGGCTACAACGTCTACCCGATGGAAGTGGAGTCGGTCCTCGTTGCCCATCCCGCCATCGCCGAGATCGCGATCGTGCCCCGTCCCGACGACGTGATGGGCGAGATCGGCGTCGCCGTCGTCGTGGCGGCCGCCGGGAGCGAGCCACCCACCCTCGAGGACCTCCGCGCCTTCGGCGCCGACGAACTCGCCCACTACAAGCTGCCGGAGGACCTCGTCGTGTTGGACGAGCTGCCGCGCAACTCGAGCGACAAGGTCGATCGACGCGCCCTCGCCGCCATGAACCTGTGA
- a CDS encoding amidase, with protein sequence MTDAPWPGDVVSLVNAFRSGERHPREEVAAVLAAVEADQLNAVCHVDGDAALAAAESADVSLPFGGVPLAVKELLAVAGWPDTEASLALADRVATADGIPVERLRAGGAIPTVQTTSSEFGGVNQTTTKLHGATRNPWGTDRTPGGSSGGAAAGVAGGMFALATASDGGGSIRIPAGFCGLVGLKATYGRVPKGPAIGNLTSVEGCVTRSVRDTARWLDVTNGIDPRDPFSLPRVEGYEAGLGEGLADLASLRVAIVPDLGCAVVAPETEEIVTAAAEELVAAMGATRVDLDLRLPNIMGAWGLTGSIGNRKELGDRWPACADQLTGMMRSGIESAEQRIDLDAMVKAETRRQELNLAMAAMFGEVDLVFAATNPSTAFDAEGRLPSVFGGRESNPGNNGALTAPSNIYGNAAISLPAGTASDGLPVGLQVLGRHHTERVLLDVGLLWERTRPWPLTAG encoded by the coding sequence ATGACCGACGCACCATGGCCGGGAGATGTGGTTTCGTTGGTGAACGCGTTCCGCTCCGGCGAGCGTCATCCTCGTGAGGAGGTGGCCGCAGTGCTCGCCGCGGTCGAGGCCGACCAGCTGAACGCGGTCTGTCATGTCGACGGCGACGCCGCGCTCGCCGCGGCCGAGTCCGCCGATGTGTCGCTGCCCTTCGGCGGCGTGCCGCTGGCGGTCAAGGAGCTGTTGGCGGTGGCGGGGTGGCCCGATACGGAGGCGTCGTTGGCGCTGGCTGATCGGGTGGCGACCGCCGACGGGATCCCGGTCGAACGCCTGCGGGCCGGTGGCGCGATCCCGACCGTGCAGACCACCTCCAGCGAGTTCGGCGGGGTCAACCAGACGACGACGAAACTGCACGGGGCGACCCGCAATCCGTGGGGAACGGACCGGACGCCCGGCGGATCGTCGGGCGGCGCGGCGGCCGGGGTCGCCGGCGGAATGTTTGCACTCGCGACGGCGAGCGACGGAGGCGGATCGATCCGCATCCCGGCCGGCTTCTGCGGACTCGTCGGGCTGAAGGCGACCTACGGACGGGTGCCGAAAGGTCCCGCGATCGGCAACCTCACCTCGGTCGAGGGGTGTGTCACCCGTAGCGTTCGCGACACCGCCCGCTGGCTCGATGTCACGAACGGGATCGACCCCCGCGACCCGTTCAGTCTCCCGAGGGTCGAGGGCTACGAGGCCGGACTCGGCGAGGGGCTGGCCGACCTCGCGTCGCTGCGGGTCGCGATCGTCCCCGACCTGGGCTGCGCGGTCGTCGCGCCGGAGACCGAGGAGATCGTGACGGCCGCGGCCGAGGAACTCGTGGCCGCCATGGGTGCCACCCGTGTCGACCTTGACCTGCGGCTGCCCAACATCATGGGGGCGTGGGGTCTGACCGGCTCGATCGGGAACCGCAAGGAGCTCGGCGACCGCTGGCCGGCGTGCGCCGATCAGCTGACCGGCATGATGCGTTCGGGGATCGAGTCGGCCGAGCAGCGGATCGACCTCGACGCGATGGTGAAGGCCGAGACCCGCCGTCAGGAGCTCAACCTCGCGATGGCGGCGATGTTCGGAGAGGTCGACCTCGTGTTCGCCGCGACCAACCCGTCGACCGCGTTCGACGCCGAAGGGCGCCTGCCGAGTGTCTTCGGTGGACGCGAGTCCAACCCCGGGAACAACGGCGCCCTGACGGCACCGTCGAACATCTACGGCAACGCCGCGATCTCGCTGCCTGCCGGCACCGCGAGCGATGGCCTGCCCGTCGGACTCCAGGTGCTCGGTCGGCACCACACCGAGCGTGTGCTGCTCGACGTGGGCCTGCTCTGGGAGCGGACCCGCCCGTGGCCCCTCACCGCCGGCTGA
- a CDS encoding class I adenylate-forming enzyme family protein produces MNATNPTMTVPEADAFLTAEGGFFETVTEVVNGVEMKVVKNRARSLREILLASANHGDGEARYYLFDDGRAATFADNIEHAAALGAALRDRYGIGPGDRVAILGANSPEWIQSFWATVSQGAIAVAMNGWWTGDEIRYGLDLTTPSVLIADRKRLERLDGDPGIPVIVMEDDLAGLMTAHAGAELAEVDIGEDDPAAILFTSGTTGRPKGAVTTHRNFLAYVSCAFLVGARDAVRFPAGDTPAPYPPLRLAASPLFHISGLHSGAVTAVASGLGNLWTTGRFDPEKVLRLTEEHRITGWGGVTTQMWRIVEHPNFHDYDTSSVQSIGGGGSVWSPELQRACREALPHATQAVGVGYGLTECAGLATQASNDVLAAHPDTVGYPIPTADVAIFDDDDEPLADGEIGNVCVRGPMVIPGYWNNPDATAETIRPGGWLRTGDFGHMADGMLFLASRRTDLIIRGGENIYPTEIENRLDEHPDVMEVAVIGVDHRELGQEVKAVVVPRDGATLDPQELGEWVARTLATYKVPAHWEIRNEALPRNASGKILKAVVAGTAENTFIED; encoded by the coding sequence ATGAACGCGACCAACCCCACCATGACGGTCCCCGAGGCCGATGCCTTCCTCACCGCCGAGGGGGGCTTCTTCGAGACCGTCACCGAGGTCGTGAACGGTGTCGAGATGAAGGTGGTCAAGAATCGCGCCCGCAGTCTCCGGGAGATCCTCCTCGCGTCGGCGAACCATGGTGACGGCGAGGCGCGCTACTACCTCTTCGACGACGGCCGGGCCGCGACCTTCGCCGACAACATCGAGCACGCCGCCGCCCTCGGCGCAGCCCTGCGCGACCGCTACGGCATCGGCCCGGGCGATCGGGTCGCGATTCTCGGGGCCAACTCGCCCGAGTGGATCCAGTCGTTCTGGGCGACCGTCTCGCAGGGGGCCATCGCCGTCGCGATGAACGGGTGGTGGACCGGCGACGAGATCCGCTACGGCCTGGACCTGACGACGCCGTCGGTTCTCATCGCCGACCGGAAGCGGCTCGAGCGACTCGACGGTGACCCCGGAATTCCCGTCATCGTGATGGAGGACGACCTCGCCGGCCTCATGACGGCCCACGCCGGCGCCGAGCTCGCCGAGGTCGACATCGGCGAGGACGACCCCGCGGCGATCCTGTTCACCAGCGGCACCACCGGCCGGCCGAAGGGGGCGGTCACCACCCACCGCAACTTCCTGGCCTACGTGTCGTGCGCCTTCCTGGTGGGCGCCCGCGATGCGGTGCGTTTCCCGGCGGGCGACACCCCGGCCCCGTACCCGCCGCTGCGCCTCGCGGCCAGCCCGCTCTTCCACATCTCGGGGCTCCACTCGGGCGCCGTCACCGCGGTGGCGTCGGGGCTGGGCAACCTCTGGACGACCGGCCGGTTCGATCCGGAGAAGGTCCTCCGACTCACCGAGGAGCACCGCATCACCGGCTGGGGCGGGGTCACCACCCAGATGTGGCGCATCGTCGAACACCCGAACTTCCACGACTACGACACGTCGAGCGTCCAGTCCATCGGTGGCGGCGGATCGGTCTGGTCGCCGGAACTCCAACGAGCGTGCCGCGAGGCACTCCCCCACGCCACCCAGGCGGTGGGCGTCGGCTACGGGCTGACCGAATGCGCCGGCCTCGCAACCCAGGCATCGAACGATGTCCTGGCGGCGCACCCGGACACGGTCGGCTACCCGATCCCGACCGCCGACGTCGCGATCTTCGATGACGACGACGAGCCGCTCGCCGACGGTGAGATCGGCAACGTGTGCGTTCGTGGCCCCATGGTCATCCCCGGCTATTGGAACAACCCGGACGCGACGGCGGAGACGATCCGCCCCGGCGGATGGCTCCGCACCGGCGACTTCGGACACATGGCCGACGGCATGCTCTTCCTCGCGAGTCGCCGGACCGATCTGATCATCAGGGGTGGCGAGAACATCTATCCCACCGAGATCGAGAACCGCCTCGACGAACACCCCGACGTGATGGAGGTCGCGGTCATCGGCGTCGACCACCGTGAGCTCGGCCAGGAAGTCAAGGCAGTGGTCGTGCCCCGCGACGGCGCAACGCTCGATCCGCAGGAGCTCGGTGAGTGGGTGGCCCGGACATTGGCCACCTACAAGGTCCCGGCCCACTGGGAGATCCGCAACGAGGCCCTCCCTCGCAACGCCAGCGGGAAGATCCTGAAGGCCGTCGTCGCCGGAACCGCCGAGAACACCTTCATCGAGGACTGA